One window of the Rhodococcus sovatensis genome contains the following:
- a CDS encoding alpha/beta hydrolase, whose translation MAAAVASTTGVGIAAADELSTDPIIASNALLADPVSADGSKIVSESIAGRTLTLQVYSAAMDKDISVTVQRPKDASVPRPVLYLLNGAGGGTDDATWLEKTDVGDFLAEQDVNMVMPAGGRFAYYTDWKQDDPVLGRNKWRTFLLDELPPLVDAALGTDGVQAIAANSMTATSVLQLAIARPGFYSAVAGYSGCAQTSDPVGRAFVELVTETWGGGDVRNMYGEPDDPAWVDNDPVVNAEGLRGSKLYISSGSGSPGPYDMFDDPATFDPTTENIAKQVGVANQIVLGGVIESAVNWCTHNLQDRLDELAIPATFDFDPVGTHSWSYWQDAFYKSWPLLASGLGAGE comes from the coding sequence ATGGCGGCGGCGGTGGCCTCCACCACCGGCGTAGGCATCGCCGCCGCGGACGAGTTGTCGACCGACCCCATCATTGCCTCGAATGCACTGCTGGCCGACCCAGTTTCCGCCGACGGCTCGAAGATCGTCTCCGAGTCGATCGCCGGACGCACTCTCACCCTGCAGGTGTACTCGGCCGCGATGGACAAGGACATCTCGGTGACGGTGCAGCGCCCTAAGGACGCCTCGGTACCGCGGCCGGTGCTGTACCTGCTCAATGGCGCCGGCGGCGGCACCGACGATGCGACGTGGCTCGAAAAGACCGACGTCGGCGACTTTCTCGCCGAGCAGGACGTCAACATGGTGATGCCGGCAGGGGGAAGATTCGCCTACTACACCGACTGGAAGCAGGACGATCCAGTTCTCGGTCGCAACAAGTGGCGCACGTTCCTACTCGACGAACTGCCTCCGCTCGTCGACGCGGCACTGGGCACCGACGGCGTGCAGGCGATCGCTGCCAACTCGATGACGGCCACTTCCGTGCTGCAATTGGCGATCGCGCGGCCCGGCTTCTACTCGGCCGTGGCCGGATACAGCGGATGCGCGCAAACGTCCGATCCGGTCGGTCGGGCGTTCGTCGAACTCGTCACCGAAACATGGGGAGGTGGCGATGTCCGCAACATGTACGGCGAACCCGACGATCCAGCCTGGGTAGACAACGATCCCGTCGTCAACGCAGAAGGTCTGAGGGGGTCGAAGCTGTACATCTCCAGCGGCAGCGGATCGCCTGGCCCCTACGACATGTTCGACGATCCGGCCACCTTCGATCCCACGACCGAGAACATCGCGAAGCAAGTCGGCGTCGCCAACCAGATCGTCCTGGGCGGTGTCATCGAGAGCGCGGTCAACTGGTGTACCCACAACCTGCAGGACCGTCTCGACGAGCTAGCGATACCGGCTACGTTCGACTTCGATCCCGTCGGCACCCATTCGTGGAGCTACTGGCAGGACGCCTTCTACAAGTCCTGGCCGCTACTCGCCAGCGGTCTCGGCGCTGGCGAGTAG